CAGGCCATGGACACCCTGCGCGACAAGAACGCCCTTGAAAGATTGTGGGAAACGAATCCCCCCTGGAAGATATGGAAATAGGATTCCTCGGAAAGGCCTACCGTGGCCGCAGGGTGCTCGTCACAGGCCACACCGGCTTCAAAGGGAGCTGGCTCTCCCTGTGGCTTTCGCACTTGGAGGCCGACACCGCCGGCTTGGCCCTGGCCCCGGAGGAAGGCGCCCATTTCAGCTCCCTCTGTCTGCAAATGCGTAGTGTCATTGGCGACATACGCGACATGGATGCCCTGGCCGGGGTTTTCGCCGCAGCCCGGCCGGAAATCGTCTTCCATTTGGCCGCGCAGCCGTTGGTGCGAAGGTCCTATCGTCAGCCAGTCGACACGTTCGACGTCAACGTCATGGGGACCGTCAACGTCCTTGAGGCCTGCCGCGCCTGCCCGGATGTGCGGGCCGTCGTGGTCGTCACGTCAGACAAATGCTACGCCAACAACGAATGGGTCTGGGGCTATCGGGAGAACGACCGGCTCGGCGGGAAGGACCCCTACAGCGCTTCCAAAGCCTGCGCAGAACTGGTCGCGGCGAGTTACCGGGACGCGTTTTTCCACTCTGGCGGACCGCTCCTGGCCACGGTGCGCGGCGGCAACGTAATCGGCGGGGGCGACTGGTCCGA
The Fundidesulfovibrio soli DNA segment above includes these coding regions:
- the rfbG gene encoding CDP-glucose 4,6-dehydratase; the encoded protein is MEIGFLGKAYRGRRVLVTGHTGFKGSWLSLWLSHLEADTAGLALAPEEGAHFSSLCLQMRSVIGDIRDMDALAGVFAAARPEIVFHLAAQPLVRRSYRQPVDTFDVNVMGTVNVLEACRACPDVRAVVVVTSDKCYANNEWVWGYRENDRLGGKDPYSASKACAELVAASYRDAFFHSGGPLLATVRGGNVIGGGDWSEDRLIPDLVRAVGAGASLEVRNPLARRPWQHVLDCLGGYLCLGAKLLDERKDFAQAWNFGPDAAKAVTVGELLDRIASIWPAVRWHVAESPELREAQALSIDSAKARALLKWEPVWSLETALARTGQWYKAFMEDNRVESHAQLDAYLADAGGR